One genomic window of Polyangium aurulentum includes the following:
- a CDS encoding TonB-dependent receptor: MRRPNYHFSLGVASIAAVAVMAVGQEALAQGNSTINGKVIDSSTGKPVPNVLITITSPALAVEQIVVTDGTGFFSVPSLPAGEGYSVNAQIETYRPSTQGGINLRSGSTVRANIQLLPETVTISDPKELVIYGTAPTIDLGRSQVVTTIDPEFSRRLAVNPSTGKGGAGRSFEGLAATAPGTFQDAFGVSVNGTTSPENGFIIEGISANDAAFGVLGTPLSSEFVKEVNVITAGYLPEYGRSVGGVMDVVTKSGSNEFHGSVFSSITPGLFEGKRALIPREGSTITTDPYLSSVHDFGFELGGPILRDKLWFFTGFSIAMQRTRLERNLNKLLYQENADGTPVLDAEGSPIPIRDEDTGFHLTERLPGTTRNSYAATRTMQYIGKLTWNINRDHNVSLSVFGVPTNSGGNGDYPFDLQTGGAPANLNGPYQALGGSSSSFTNTVVLKSSSSFANKKYLFDATLGWMYGSLFEGAADGSGIDDVNTPGTNAYLPAVNWRRSGGPGRHPIMDFEDLPPEALARCAPNGNVEVARVYCPVVTYNTGGPGFLRQASQNRYQGRGIFTAFVEGLGHHTFKAGIDFEVLDYTNAKGFSGGNSYRESGGGTVFADSRRYGFLEGPDSPVFLDKFVATSRSVTVGGFVQDSWSIMDRVTVNLGVRYDAQIVSGNDGNVGMSLPNQWSPRVGVIWDPTREGRSKIFANFARFYQAITLNLVDRAFPGELNISSFRPAAACDPRDPGQGRSGGACDDRDNLSNWGPFYGVNNSYDPNQKYVVTGSDRVPVDPDLEPQSSDQFVVGGEYEIVTDARLGGAYTHQSLGYAVEDMSRDEAQTYFIGNPGYGMAKDFPKAERDYDSLMVYFQKTFSKQWLAQASYTISYLRGNLAGLFRPETNQLDPNINSDFDLVSLLANRVGPLPGDRTHSIKIYGAKEFSLPGGVSLSLGGSYTGRSGTPLNVLGSHPIYLSGEVFILPRGEGGRTPWVHSIDTNLTAGMEIAKGSRLMVGLDVFNLFNFQAHTGVDQNYTFSDVRPIPKGTTGDLAADKGKLVYYDGTPFNDADKNPNFGKPTQFQTPRQFRINARVTF; this comes from the coding sequence GTGAGACGGCCGAACTATCATTTCTCCCTTGGCGTCGCGTCGATCGCGGCGGTCGCGGTCATGGCGGTGGGTCAGGAAGCGCTCGCGCAGGGCAATTCGACGATCAACGGCAAGGTGATCGACAGCTCCACGGGCAAGCCCGTCCCCAATGTCCTCATCACGATCACCTCACCCGCGCTGGCGGTAGAGCAGATCGTGGTGACCGACGGGACGGGCTTCTTCAGCGTCCCGAGCCTGCCTGCGGGCGAGGGATATTCGGTGAATGCGCAGATCGAGACCTACCGGCCCTCGACGCAGGGCGGCATCAACCTGCGCAGCGGCTCCACGGTGCGGGCGAACATCCAGCTCTTGCCCGAGACCGTCACGATTTCCGATCCGAAGGAGCTAGTCATCTACGGGACCGCGCCCACCATCGACCTCGGCCGATCGCAGGTCGTGACCACCATCGATCCCGAGTTCTCGCGCCGCCTCGCGGTGAACCCCTCCACGGGCAAGGGCGGCGCGGGGCGCTCGTTCGAGGGCCTCGCCGCCACCGCGCCCGGCACCTTCCAGGACGCTTTTGGTGTGTCCGTCAATGGCACCACCTCGCCCGAGAACGGCTTCATCATCGAGGGCATCTCGGCGAACGACGCGGCCTTCGGCGTCCTCGGCACGCCTCTTTCGAGCGAGTTCGTCAAGGAGGTCAACGTCATCACGGCCGGCTACTTGCCGGAATACGGCCGCTCGGTCGGCGGCGTGATGGACGTGGTCACCAAGAGCGGGTCGAACGAGTTTCACGGCTCGGTCTTCTCGAGCATCACGCCGGGGCTTTTCGAGGGCAAGCGCGCGCTCATCCCGCGCGAGGGCTCGACCATCACGACCGATCCGTACCTCTCCTCGGTCCACGATTTCGGCTTCGAGCTCGGAGGGCCGATTCTCCGCGACAAGCTCTGGTTCTTCACCGGCTTCAGCATCGCCATGCAGCGCACGCGGCTCGAGCGCAATCTGAACAAGCTCCTCTACCAGGAGAACGCCGACGGCACGCCGGTGCTCGACGCGGAGGGAAGCCCCATTCCCATCCGGGACGAGGACACGGGCTTCCACTTGACCGAGCGGCTGCCGGGCACGACGCGGAACTCTTACGCGGCGACCCGCACGATGCAGTACATCGGCAAGCTCACCTGGAACATCAACAGGGATCATAACGTATCGCTCTCGGTCTTCGGCGTGCCCACGAACTCGGGCGGCAACGGCGACTATCCGTTCGATCTGCAGACCGGCGGCGCCCCGGCGAACCTCAATGGGCCGTATCAGGCGCTCGGCGGTTCTTCCTCGTCGTTCACGAACACCGTGGTCTTGAAGTCGTCGTCGTCGTTCGCGAACAAGAAATACCTGTTCGACGCCACGCTCGGCTGGATGTACGGCAGTCTCTTCGAGGGAGCCGCGGACGGCTCGGGCATCGACGACGTCAACACGCCGGGGACCAATGCGTATTTGCCGGCCGTGAACTGGCGTCGCTCCGGTGGACCGGGGCGGCATCCGATCATGGACTTCGAGGATCTGCCCCCCGAGGCGCTCGCCCGATGCGCGCCGAACGGCAACGTCGAGGTGGCGCGCGTCTATTGCCCTGTCGTCACCTACAACACGGGCGGCCCTGGGTTTTTGCGTCAGGCATCGCAGAATCGCTATCAGGGGCGCGGGATCTTCACGGCGTTCGTGGAGGGGCTCGGGCATCACACGTTCAAGGCGGGCATCGATTTCGAGGTGCTCGACTACACGAACGCGAAGGGCTTCAGCGGCGGCAACTCGTACCGCGAGAGCGGGGGCGGCACGGTCTTCGCGGACTCGCGGCGGTATGGCTTCCTCGAGGGCCCGGATTCGCCGGTCTTCCTCGACAAGTTCGTCGCGACGAGCCGTTCGGTGACCGTGGGCGGCTTCGTGCAGGATAGCTGGAGCATCATGGATCGCGTCACCGTCAACCTGGGCGTGCGCTACGACGCGCAGATCGTCTCGGGCAACGACGGCAACGTGGGCATGTCCCTGCCAAACCAGTGGTCGCCGCGCGTGGGCGTGATCTGGGATCCGACGCGCGAGGGTCGATCCAAGATCTTCGCCAACTTCGCGCGGTTCTACCAGGCCATCACGCTGAACCTGGTCGATCGCGCGTTCCCTGGCGAGCTCAACATCAGCTCGTTCCGCCCGGCGGCCGCGTGCGATCCGCGCGATCCGGGGCAGGGCAGGAGCGGCGGCGCGTGCGACGACCGCGACAACCTCTCGAACTGGGGCCCGTTCTACGGCGTCAACAACTCGTACGATCCGAACCAGAAATACGTGGTGACGGGCTCGGACCGCGTGCCGGTGGATCCCGATCTGGAGCCGCAGTCGTCGGATCAGTTCGTGGTGGGCGGCGAGTACGAGATCGTCACCGACGCGCGCCTCGGCGGCGCGTACACGCACCAGAGCCTGGGCTACGCGGTCGAGGACATGAGCCGGGACGAGGCGCAGACGTACTTCATCGGAAACCCGGGCTACGGAATGGCCAAGGATTTCCCGAAGGCGGAGCGCGATTACGACTCGCTGATGGTCTACTTCCAGAAGACCTTCTCGAAGCAGTGGCTCGCGCAGGCGAGCTACACGATCTCCTACTTGCGCGGCAACCTCGCGGGCCTGTTCCGGCCGGAGACGAACCAGCTCGATCCGAACATCAACTCCGACTTCGACCTGGTCTCGCTGCTCGCGAACCGCGTCGGGCCCTTGCCCGGCGACCGCACGCATTCGATCAAGATCTACGGCGCCAAGGAGTTTTCCCTCCCCGGGGGCGTCTCGCTGAGCCTCGGCGGCAGCTATACGGGGCGGAGCGGCACGCCGCTCAACGTGCTCGGATCGCACCCGATCTATCTGTCGGGCGAGGTGTTCATCCTTCCGCGCGGCGAGGGAGGCCGGACGCCCTGGGTGCACAGCATCGACACGAACCTCACGGCGGGCATGGAGATCGCGAAGGGCAGCCGCCTGATGGTGGGCCTCGACGTCTTCAACCTGTTCAACTTCCAGGCGCACACGGGCGTGGATCAGAATTACACCTTCTCCGACGTGCGTCCAATCCCGAAGGGCACGACGGGGGATCTGGCGGCGGACAAGGGCAAGCTCGTTTATTACGACGGCACGCCGTTCAACGACGCCGACAAGAACCCGAACTTCGGAAAGCCCACGCAGTTCCAGACCCCGCGTCAGTTCCGCATCAACGCGCGGGTGACGTTCTGA